The following are from one region of the Sandaracinus amylolyticus genome:
- a CDS encoding tetratricopeptide repeat protein yields the protein MSARSEESAVERLRKQAERAIAAAQGRRVVEPLLERIVSLAPDGSDASVFAHRHLAEYRIEDHPWRALLHLRKVVGAHPDDDVVHALMGLSHALLANFRSAVSSYRRALALAPRNPWYHHNLGHLLDVALDQPATALRHLEFAHRAANPPEHEIAASLAHCLARLGRIDDARETATVAVQGEPRNREHKQLLAWIERGAPEEEGDPRTRRASPEQQQRARGASPARNASPGRSASTSSRPPREVDARREVESRSEARAERRTPRPTGERTRGGESRARTEPGVRVRGDDEDAVLPILERVMRDGGFTPEHVARARRLWVDYRETRGSREGRASRREERAPRAPKPDVCAAAIEYAIARLHGLDGVTRASVARRYGVSARAVSERFDDIQVVLALKPDDPRYARC from the coding sequence ATGAGCGCGAGGTCGGAGGAGAGCGCCGTGGAGCGTCTGCGCAAGCAGGCGGAGCGCGCGATCGCCGCTGCGCAGGGACGTCGTGTGGTCGAGCCGCTGCTCGAGCGCATCGTGAGCCTCGCGCCCGATGGCAGCGACGCGAGCGTGTTCGCGCATCGCCACCTCGCCGAGTACCGGATCGAAGATCATCCGTGGCGCGCGCTGCTCCATCTGCGCAAGGTCGTCGGCGCGCATCCCGACGACGACGTCGTGCACGCGCTCATGGGTCTCTCGCACGCGCTGCTCGCGAACTTCCGCTCCGCGGTCTCCTCGTACCGTCGCGCGCTCGCGCTCGCGCCGCGCAACCCCTGGTACCACCACAACCTCGGTCACCTGCTCGACGTCGCGCTCGATCAGCCCGCGACCGCGCTCCGTCATCTCGAGTTCGCGCATCGCGCTGCGAACCCGCCGGAGCACGAGATCGCTGCGTCGCTCGCGCACTGCCTCGCGCGTCTGGGCCGCATCGACGATGCGCGCGAGACCGCGACCGTCGCGGTGCAGGGCGAGCCGCGCAACCGCGAGCACAAGCAGCTGCTCGCGTGGATCGAGCGTGGTGCTCCCGAAGAAGAGGGCGACCCGCGCACGCGTCGCGCTTCGCCGGAGCAGCAGCAGCGCGCACGCGGCGCATCGCCCGCGCGCAACGCGTCGCCGGGCCGCTCCGCGTCGACGTCGTCGCGTCCTCCGCGCGAGGTCGACGCGCGCCGTGAGGTGGAATCGCGCAGCGAAGCGCGCGCGGAGCGACGCACGCCGCGGCCGACCGGCGAGCGCACCCGCGGTGGTGAGTCGCGCGCGCGCACCGAGCCCGGCGTCCGTGTCCGCGGTGACGACGAGGACGCGGTCCTTCCGATCCTCGAGCGCGTGATGCGCGATGGTGGCTTCACGCCCGAGCACGTCGCCCGCGCGCGACGTCTGTGGGTGGACTATCGCGAGACGCGTGGGTCGCGCGAAGGTCGCGCATCGCGTCGTGAAGAGCGCGCGCCGCGCGCGCCGAAGCCGGACGTGTGCGCGGCGGCGATCGAGTACGCGATCGCGCGCTTGCACGGACTCGACGGAGTCACGCGCGCGTCGGTCGCGCGCCGCTACGGCGTGAGCGCGCGCGCGGTGTCGGAGCGCTTCGACGACATCCAGGTCGTCCTCGCGCTGAAGCCCGACGATCCGCGCTACGCGCGCTGCTGA
- a CDS encoding HEAT repeat domain-containing protein gives MCYGPKSPRNSRVSVMRIQTFLAVLSAATLGLAAMIAAPDRASAQPRQRGQRRTAQPAQPSEGTAEGPTAPAPTIADLGTIVPRLQSANPDEVREAIDLLSVIDRREVVAPLADLLRSGQPDAITDRALEALRGLADPTSLDVLTEFTRHRRAGARRRAYQAIAAVEDRRVAALLEQGLRDSDRSVRATVALALGNIGSRSSVDVLFRAFDRGVVEAAVAIGKLGDGRSVERFSTQLGQQPLSVMLSGYEQFLRRTDIDEDVKVQIVNRLGEVSGRTVREFLAQELTRLGERDRSRYRQVVQDTLRRIPVDGDTRRTTTVGGPAAPATTTTTGGAQ, from the coding sequence GTGTGCTACGGGCCGAAAAGCCCGCGTAATTCGAGGGTTTCAGTCATGCGCATCCAGACGTTCCTGGCCGTGCTGTCGGCGGCCACGCTGGGCCTTGCGGCGATGATCGCCGCGCCCGATCGCGCCTCGGCGCAGCCCCGCCAGCGCGGCCAGCGGCGTACCGCCCAGCCCGCGCAGCCGAGCGAAGGCACGGCCGAGGGCCCCACCGCACCCGCGCCGACGATCGCGGATCTCGGGACGATCGTCCCGCGCCTCCAGAGCGCCAACCCCGACGAGGTGCGCGAGGCGATCGATCTCCTGAGCGTCATCGATCGCCGCGAGGTCGTCGCGCCGCTCGCCGATCTGCTGCGCTCGGGTCAGCCCGATGCGATCACCGATCGCGCGCTCGAGGCGCTCCGCGGTCTCGCCGATCCGACCTCGCTCGACGTGCTCACCGAGTTCACGCGGCATCGCCGCGCCGGTGCGCGTCGTCGTGCGTACCAGGCGATCGCGGCGGTCGAGGATCGTCGCGTCGCGGCGCTGCTCGAGCAGGGTCTGCGCGACAGCGATCGCAGCGTGCGCGCGACGGTCGCGCTCGCGCTCGGCAACATCGGGTCGCGCAGCTCGGTCGACGTGCTCTTCCGCGCGTTCGATCGCGGCGTGGTCGAGGCCGCGGTGGCGATCGGCAAGCTCGGCGACGGGCGCAGCGTCGAGCGCTTCTCCACGCAGCTCGGGCAGCAGCCGCTCTCGGTCATGCTCAGCGGCTACGAGCAGTTCCTGCGTCGGACCGACATCGACGAGGACGTGAAGGTGCAGATCGTGAACCGGCTCGGCGAGGTGTCGGGCCGCACCGTGCGCGAGTTCCTCGCGCAGGAGCTCACGCGGCTCGGCGAACGTGATCGCAGCCGCTACAGGCAGGTCGTGCAGGACACGCTGCGCCGCATCCCGGTGGACGGGGACACGCGGCGCACCACGACGGTGGGCGGGCCCGCGGCGCCGGCCACCACGACGACGACGGGAGGTGCGCAGTGA
- a CDS encoding PQQ-binding-like beta-propeller repeat protein — protein MISLRRVSMLALIAALSGCGAGTQAAFSHQFADNQAEDIAAVLERLPDPRPHERPENALGEPLVIASTHGEGRRVVAIAPDGTERWSQAIDTQTRPEILGDVVLVSDRQQLVALDLRTGAQRWTQRLADLAYVGATRDGDTIYYAATVGALGGARRVGHVAAVDAQTGTERWRHEVQGVFGQPAASGGMVMVPWERQNLAILDETTGTELARLRSTDDVLAWTFEDPTGVYYGHRSVYRMTHRSVSGQRAESTHRELPIPQLPVLHEGEVAREVELFDDGFLPKPGTRSARGRIRLYFTPGQTASPEEVAILGDTVYFVYYRYAFAYDLEGNMRWARILEQDVIGAQATADGLFVVGEQGRMRVLDRASGLDRWTGGSELQLASVALDVTGFAPGAAPEGEAPALRASLSAIAVDPDNRLVPARAYAIQQLAAMEDPEITRDLLDLYAQQSMPGALRQAIGNSLRARRTGSEHLVEALARRYDFLDDTQAPPLEVIVPSLLEMRATQAVPGLVQQMNDHETPAAVLPTVVRAVVELGDASVVPALRQFLVLYHADTTFAEHSQALAAAAEGVFRHGGPEGREMLTALAAEPRTVGALRESIGGYFEAERQQQEALARREVEEAERAAQEAARQEEAALPGRLTQEQIDQTFAGHVDPLRECVAGEIGRNPLLGQVRLVFILNNDGHAQEIGVAPNTPELVQCMQERVSAIEFPRFRQRRMRASFVIRVRGGAGEETAAPTQSEMAAIPPGAPWWTWSQRRASTSAPASTEPVARAWWERRPAPARPTPPPPTGPQVPVAGTTTAGGGTTATTSGEPAGSGGGSGAWWSGAGAEEGGEEVAPEEAPAAPPAEPTPPPPTQRGARGRRGRAQAPEAAPTPPAAPAQPTPPAAAPPPAQPTPPPAEENPWWAPAEG, from the coding sequence GTGATCTCGCTGCGTCGGGTCTCGATGCTCGCGCTGATCGCGGCGCTCTCCGGCTGTGGCGCCGGGACGCAGGCGGCGTTCAGCCATCAGTTCGCCGACAACCAGGCGGAGGACATCGCGGCGGTGCTCGAGCGCCTTCCCGATCCGCGCCCGCACGAGCGCCCCGAGAACGCGCTCGGTGAGCCGCTGGTGATCGCGTCGACGCACGGCGAGGGCCGGCGCGTGGTCGCGATCGCGCCGGACGGCACCGAGCGCTGGTCGCAGGCGATCGACACCCAGACGCGCCCGGAGATCCTCGGCGACGTCGTGCTGGTGAGCGATCGGCAGCAGCTCGTCGCGCTCGATCTCCGCACCGGCGCGCAGCGATGGACGCAGCGCCTCGCGGATCTCGCGTACGTCGGCGCGACGCGCGACGGCGACACGATCTACTACGCGGCGACCGTGGGCGCGCTCGGTGGCGCGCGTCGCGTGGGCCACGTGGCGGCGGTCGACGCGCAGACGGGCACGGAGCGCTGGCGCCACGAGGTGCAGGGCGTGTTCGGTCAGCCCGCGGCCTCGGGCGGCATGGTGATGGTGCCGTGGGAGCGCCAGAACCTCGCGATCCTCGACGAGACGACGGGCACCGAGCTCGCGCGCCTGCGCTCGACCGACGACGTCCTCGCGTGGACCTTCGAGGACCCGACCGGCGTCTACTACGGGCACCGCAGCGTCTATCGCATGACGCACCGCTCGGTGAGCGGTCAGCGCGCGGAGTCGACGCACCGCGAGCTGCCGATCCCGCAGCTGCCGGTGCTGCACGAGGGCGAGGTCGCGCGCGAGGTCGAGCTCTTCGACGACGGCTTCCTCCCGAAGCCCGGCACGCGCAGCGCGCGCGGCCGCATCCGGCTCTACTTCACGCCGGGTCAGACGGCCTCGCCCGAAGAGGTCGCGATCCTCGGCGACACCGTCTACTTCGTCTACTACCGCTACGCGTTCGCGTACGACCTCGAGGGGAACATGCGCTGGGCGCGCATCCTCGAGCAGGACGTGATCGGCGCGCAGGCGACGGCGGACGGGCTCTTCGTGGTCGGCGAGCAGGGACGCATGCGCGTGCTCGATCGCGCGAGCGGGCTCGATCGCTGGACCGGCGGCAGTGAGCTGCAGCTCGCGTCGGTCGCGCTCGACGTGACCGGCTTCGCGCCCGGTGCAGCGCCCGAGGGCGAAGCGCCCGCGCTCCGCGCGAGCCTCAGCGCGATCGCGGTCGATCCCGACAACCGCCTGGTGCCGGCGCGCGCGTACGCGATCCAGCAGCTCGCGGCGATGGAGGATCCGGAGATCACGCGCGACCTGCTCGATCTCTACGCGCAGCAGTCGATGCCGGGCGCGCTGCGCCAGGCGATCGGCAACTCGCTGCGCGCGCGTCGCACCGGCAGCGAGCACCTCGTGGAGGCGCTCGCGCGCCGCTACGACTTCCTCGATGACACCCAGGCGCCGCCGCTCGAGGTGATCGTTCCCTCGCTGCTCGAGATGCGGGCGACGCAGGCGGTGCCCGGCCTCGTGCAGCAGATGAACGATCACGAGACGCCCGCGGCGGTGCTGCCGACGGTGGTGCGCGCGGTGGTCGAGCTGGGCGACGCGTCGGTGGTGCCCGCGCTGCGGCAGTTCCTGGTGCTCTATCACGCGGACACGACGTTCGCGGAGCACTCGCAGGCGCTCGCGGCGGCGGCCGAGGGCGTGTTCCGGCACGGTGGGCCCGAGGGTCGCGAGATGCTGACCGCGCTGGCGGCGGAGCCGCGCACGGTGGGCGCGCTCCGCGAGTCGATCGGCGGCTACTTCGAGGCCGAGCGCCAGCAGCAGGAAGCGCTGGCGCGGCGCGAGGTCGAAGAGGCCGAGCGCGCGGCGCAGGAGGCGGCGCGCCAGGAGGAAGCGGCGCTCCCGGGCCGTCTGACCCAGGAGCAGATCGACCAGACGTTCGCCGGGCACGTCGATCCGCTGCGCGAGTGCGTCGCGGGCGAGATCGGGCGGAACCCGCTGCTCGGTCAGGTGCGCCTCGTGTTCATCCTGAACAACGACGGGCACGCCCAGGAGATCGGCGTCGCGCCGAACACGCCCGAGCTCGTGCAGTGCATGCAGGAGCGCGTCTCGGCGATCGAGTTCCCGCGGTTCCGCCAGCGGCGCATGCGCGCGTCGTTCGTGATCCGCGTGCGCGGTGGCGCGGGCGAGGAGACGGCGGCGCCGACGCAGTCCGAGATGGCGGCGATTCCGCCGGGCGCGCCGTGGTGGACGTGGTCGCAGCGCCGGGCGTCGACCAGCGCGCCGGCGAGCACCGAGCCGGTGGCGCGCGCGTGGTGGGAGCGCCGTCCGGCGCCCGCCCGGCCCACGCCGCCGCCCCCGACGGGCCCGCAGGTGCCGGTCGCCGGAACGACCACGGCGGGTGGTGGCACCACCGCGACGACGAGCGGCGAGCCGGCCGGATCGGGCGGCGGAAGCGGTGCCTGGTGGAGCGGCGCAGGCGCGGAGGAGGGCGGCGAAGAGGTCGCCCCCGAGGAAGCCCCTGCAGCGCCCCCGGCCGAGCCCACGCCGCCCCCGCCGACCCAGCGTGGTGCGCGCGGCCGTCGTGGTCGCGCACAGGCCCCCGAGGCCGCTCCGACGCCGCCGGCGGCACCCGCCCAGCCCACCCCGCCGGCCGCGGCGCCCCCGCCGGCCCAGCCCACGCCTCCTCCCGCCGAGGAGAACCCGTGGTGGGCGCCCGCGGAGGGCTGA
- a CDS encoding DUF4388 domain-containing protein has protein sequence MTVWPAAAALARALTMLERAGASGELEASAREGRAKIVIREGRVIAIDAPSVAAPRLGHLLVGSGVDAAAVERAAATRESGVRVGDAVVRAGLAGQGAISHALRVQLRARVRSIAGWDGVELRFERCAPRPRAHEEPSRAGELLLGAMRDALSGATVPSVRDRIGEGSLVLTPLGEALVGGAPLWPDEQALAAVLRRPSTLDALERACRGSDRAFRLLLALRVLEGAAPPPPGRATLSLLARKAREIRRATSAEALLDLPRGARPDEARAAWRKLAATLHPDRFAHGVPAPLLRVSTEVACAINGAARELRAAR, from the coding sequence ATGACCGTGTGGCCTGCCGCTGCTGCGCTCGCTCGTGCGTTGACGATGCTCGAGCGCGCTGGCGCGAGCGGCGAGCTCGAGGCGAGCGCGCGCGAGGGCCGGGCGAAGATCGTGATCCGCGAGGGTCGAGTGATCGCGATCGACGCGCCATCGGTGGCCGCGCCGCGCCTCGGTCATCTGCTCGTCGGATCGGGCGTCGATGCGGCCGCGGTCGAACGCGCCGCCGCGACGCGCGAATCGGGCGTGCGCGTGGGCGACGCGGTGGTGCGCGCAGGGCTCGCAGGGCAGGGCGCGATCAGCCACGCGCTGCGGGTACAGCTCCGCGCGCGCGTCCGTTCGATCGCGGGGTGGGACGGTGTCGAGCTGCGCTTCGAGCGATGCGCGCCCCGTCCGCGTGCCCACGAAGAGCCGAGCCGCGCCGGCGAGCTCCTGCTCGGTGCGATGCGCGATGCGCTCTCGGGCGCGACCGTTCCTTCGGTGCGCGATCGAATCGGTGAGGGCTCGCTCGTGCTCACGCCGCTCGGCGAAGCGCTGGTCGGCGGCGCGCCGCTCTGGCCCGACGAGCAAGCGCTCGCGGCGGTGCTCCGCCGGCCGTCGACGCTCGACGCGCTCGAGCGCGCGTGTCGCGGGAGCGATCGCGCCTTCCGACTCCTGCTCGCGCTGCGTGTGCTCGAAGGCGCCGCGCCGCCGCCGCCGGGGCGCGCGACGCTCTCTCTCCTCGCGCGGAAGGCGCGCGAGATCCGCCGAGCCACGAGCGCGGAGGCGCTGCTCGACCTCCCGCGCGGCGCCCGGCCCGACGAGGCGCGCGCAGCGTGGCGCAAGCTCGCCGCGACGTTGCACCCCGATCGCTTCGCGCACGGTGTCCCCGCGCCGCTGCTCCGCGTGTCGACCGAGGTCGCGTGCGCGATCAACGGTGCGGCCCGCGAGCTGCGCGCGGCCCGCTGA